One window of Phycisphaeraceae bacterium genomic DNA carries:
- a CDS encoding LEA type 2 family protein has product MISIRLHTIPLLAAALLLLTGCSSSKPPTFKVTGVQLREQNERASEFLFQIEAANPNGREVPLFEANYTLSIEGREVFRAIRTPETTLRRYGVQRFALPVVIPAEDMPSSLQIPYNLNGTITYLMPGALAEILFDREIRRPKATISDSGTLDLTTALSPTPPTTPTHSPDPDTSNALASTPLSTPR; this is encoded by the coding sequence ATGATCTCCATCCGACTCCACACAATCCCGCTCCTCGCAGCAGCACTCCTCCTTCTCACCGGCTGCTCATCCTCCAAGCCACCCACCTTCAAAGTCACTGGCGTCCAGCTCCGCGAGCAGAACGAACGCGCCAGCGAGTTCCTCTTCCAGATCGAGGCCGCCAACCCCAACGGCCGCGAAGTCCCGCTCTTCGAAGCCAACTACACCCTCTCGATCGAAGGCCGAGAGGTCTTCCGCGCCATCCGCACCCCCGAAACCACCCTCCGACGCTACGGCGTCCAACGCTTCGCACTCCCGGTCGTCATCCCCGCCGAGGACATGCCCTCTTCCTTACAAATACCATATAATCTCAACGGCACCATCACCTATCTCATGCCCGGAGCACTCGCCGAGATCCTCTTCGATCGCGAGATCCGGCGTCCGAAGGCCACCATCTCCGACAGCGGCACCCTCGACCTGACCACCGCCCTCTCACCCACACCCCCTACCACCCCCACTCATTCCCCCGACCCGGACACCTCAAACGCCCTCGCCTCCACCCCCCTCTCCACCCCCCGCTGA
- a CDS encoding PQQ-binding-like beta-propeller repeat protein, translating to MRGPIAAVLILIGALSARPQGVNPVYVDDSTAARDTLARLLDLVAVGNLGESVRSLQRLLDGEAHRALELPGDSEIFVTVRRRVHDALRSDAALLDMYRQVQGPVADLHLSRGEHARVETSYFLTSAGAIATLRVAQSHLEAARFEAARISLDALSDHPDARAASVAGPAAALAAQVARYLDRPEVWAWAGAFRARAGLDPGVRGSVIDAPQGLFERHSSALTRGERPVIGDMVWTPIRSAPFASRVAEERAGALDAVRRAAGQQPIVEPAWAFPAIVGEMVYINDGATIAALDRFTLEERWRTRPMDAQGRYEPLEFGRRPNERAYSRGFDDGSSVLLTRGVVLATTGVATGNGRSGDPRVHAIDRATGRVIWSVDVSDLDPQLSGGSVRGPLLVDGTTVIVSVRKHVPQRRLMSVALVGLDLEDGSLRWATTIGSAGIQTTSRGGRSAEGATLHRGIVYRTDEVGVISAVEASSGRIVWIRRAPSAALMNTMMGWPWGTVIPIIDEGADGSAGGLVTLTPDRLDVVRLDLRTGRLLASRSSGSLEQPRYLVRIGRDLAAIGDRRIAFVDFAMFESAPVRTSGAFEGDSGAMSGRAFDAGGLLAVPTRSGLTLIDPANPREPIVVPLERSGNLAIAGGQVIVADHRELHNYLVWDVASAMLRERMERAGDDASPAITFAGLASRSRRWEDVAPALDRAITIVERGAGSPVVEPARVRIVTLLGSLLGASAIGWNVGSASADVPGATPRIDDLALLDVLVDRLGRVCSSPEEQVLHAMMLGRLRTGQSRISEAIEVYQRVLAEPVLAEATYRTPGLSLRAATEATVRLREVLQVAGPRAYDAFELEARGAVAQSSGDPARLRATADRYPASAASVGALRRAATARLAAGDRLGAISDLRSAAGLIDWAMLTGVPIDVAEASEVAGLLLVTLADAEQVDALAATRDRVRRWGGVVPVAQGRGVDAESAVREASARAAERSRLARVGAPAGADVAQALVGWTLARSISAERDGSPTVALLVAADGRAIAGYGTLESGSGVEQLWKRDCDAAPRVLWHDARAIYVQWGGLEGGTIERIDPRTGEGVWVSPTLRTLFPLDALAQRRLLDPIGRPQTIPTPTAGPVALTDLLVALDGGTLALAERGGRIASIDAATGRVRYTTRTAVDRVYEVALGGGMLLVGGASERQAALDQPVELSPVLAALDASTLRTLSVSRDLPGDVAWMRVDGNANLLAGFDEGILSMAPESGRRNWVRFRDPADRFVDAWVLGRSIFLMDNARLIWIADGATGQIADDPLRTDDRLSTRQRIVGRVLGDRVAFVSARGVVIYGADGRRIGSDAIGAMDSLIPARFCADVLVTIDTRATESAEGRRTYTLSVMDNTSARLIASREIALLVPPDGLGVLDGRILVSAGGVTMVIGAPAP from the coding sequence GTGCGAGGTCCGATAGCCGCAGTGTTGATCCTGATCGGGGCTCTCTCGGCGAGGCCTCAGGGGGTCAACCCGGTGTATGTGGACGACTCGACGGCGGCCCGCGACACGCTGGCGCGGCTTCTGGATCTGGTCGCGGTGGGGAACCTGGGCGAGTCGGTGCGTTCGTTGCAGCGGCTTCTTGATGGCGAGGCGCATCGCGCGCTGGAGCTGCCCGGGGACTCGGAGATCTTTGTGACGGTGCGTCGGCGGGTTCACGATGCGCTGCGCAGCGATGCGGCGTTGCTGGACATGTATCGGCAGGTGCAGGGGCCGGTGGCGGATCTGCACCTCTCGCGCGGCGAGCATGCACGGGTCGAGACGTCGTATTTCCTGACGAGCGCGGGGGCGATCGCGACGCTGCGGGTGGCGCAGTCGCATCTTGAGGCGGCGCGGTTCGAGGCGGCGCGGATCTCTCTCGATGCGCTCTCGGATCATCCGGACGCGAGGGCGGCGAGCGTGGCGGGGCCGGCGGCGGCGCTTGCGGCTCAGGTGGCGCGGTATCTGGATCGTCCCGAGGTGTGGGCGTGGGCGGGCGCGTTTCGCGCACGAGCGGGGCTTGATCCGGGTGTGCGGGGGAGCGTGATCGATGCGCCGCAGGGGTTGTTTGAGCGGCACTCCTCGGCGTTGACGCGCGGGGAGCGGCCGGTGATCGGCGACATGGTGTGGACGCCGATTCGTTCGGCGCCGTTTGCATCGCGGGTCGCGGAGGAGCGTGCGGGCGCGCTCGACGCGGTGCGTCGTGCGGCGGGGCAGCAGCCGATCGTCGAGCCGGCGTGGGCGTTTCCCGCGATTGTCGGGGAGATGGTGTACATCAATGACGGGGCGACGATCGCCGCGCTGGATCGATTCACGCTTGAGGAGCGTTGGCGGACGCGCCCGATGGATGCGCAGGGCCGGTACGAGCCGCTGGAGTTTGGTCGGCGTCCGAATGAGCGTGCGTACTCGCGTGGATTCGATGATGGGAGTTCGGTTCTCCTGACGCGCGGGGTCGTGCTGGCGACGACGGGTGTGGCGACGGGCAACGGGCGTTCGGGGGATCCGCGTGTGCACGCGATCGATCGGGCGACGGGGCGGGTGATCTGGTCGGTGGACGTGTCGGATCTCGATCCGCAGTTGTCGGGCGGTTCGGTGCGCGGGCCGCTGCTGGTGGACGGCACGACGGTGATCGTGAGTGTTCGCAAGCACGTGCCGCAGAGGCGGCTGATGTCGGTTGCGCTTGTGGGGCTGGATCTTGAGGACGGGAGTCTGCGGTGGGCGACGACGATCGGGAGCGCGGGGATCCAGACGACGAGCCGCGGGGGGCGATCGGCGGAGGGCGCGACGCTGCATCGCGGGATCGTGTATCGAACGGACGAGGTCGGCGTGATCAGCGCGGTGGAGGCGTCGAGCGGTCGGATCGTGTGGATCCGGCGTGCGCCTTCTGCGGCGTTGATGAACACGATGATGGGTTGGCCATGGGGGACGGTGATCCCGATCATCGACGAGGGGGCGGACGGGTCGGCCGGGGGTCTTGTGACGCTGACGCCCGATCGGCTGGATGTGGTGCGTCTGGATCTTCGCACGGGACGCCTGCTTGCGAGCCGCTCGTCGGGCTCGCTGGAGCAGCCCCGGTATCTGGTGCGGATCGGGCGTGATCTTGCGGCGATCGGGGACCGCCGGATCGCGTTCGTTGACTTTGCGATGTTCGAGAGCGCGCCGGTGCGGACGAGCGGTGCGTTCGAGGGGGACTCTGGGGCGATGTCTGGCCGCGCGTTCGACGCGGGGGGCCTGCTTGCGGTGCCGACGCGTTCGGGGTTGACGCTGATCGATCCGGCGAATCCACGCGAGCCGATCGTGGTGCCACTGGAGCGGAGCGGGAATCTCGCGATCGCGGGTGGGCAGGTGATCGTCGCGGATCACCGGGAGTTGCACAACTATCTGGTGTGGGACGTGGCGTCGGCGATGCTGCGCGAGCGGATGGAGCGTGCGGGGGATGATGCGAGTCCGGCGATCACGTTCGCGGGTCTGGCGTCGCGTTCGCGGCGGTGGGAGGACGTGGCGCCCGCGCTCGATCGAGCGATCACGATTGTTGAGCGCGGCGCGGGTTCGCCCGTGGTTGAGCCGGCCCGTGTGAGGATCGTGACGCTGCTGGGCTCGCTGCTGGGCGCGAGCGCGATCGGGTGGAACGTTGGGAGTGCGTCGGCGGATGTGCCGGGCGCGACACCTCGGATCGATGATCTGGCGTTGCTGGACGTGCTGGTGGATCGTCTCGGGCGTGTCTGCTCATCGCCGGAGGAGCAGGTGCTGCACGCGATGATGCTCGGGCGTCTGCGGACGGGTCAGTCGCGGATCTCGGAGGCGATCGAGGTGTACCAGCGCGTGCTGGCGGAGCCGGTGCTCGCCGAGGCGACATACCGGACGCCGGGGCTCTCGCTGCGTGCGGCGACGGAGGCGACGGTCCGCCTGCGCGAGGTGTTGCAGGTGGCCGGGCCGAGGGCGTATGACGCGTTTGAGTTGGAAGCTCGGGGCGCGGTGGCGCAGTCGTCGGGCGATCCGGCGCGGCTGCGTGCGACGGCGGACAGGTATCCGGCGTCGGCGGCGTCTGTGGGCGCGCTGCGTCGCGCGGCGACGGCGCGGCTCGCGGCGGGCGATCGACTCGGGGCGATCTCGGATCTGCGGAGCGCGGCGGGGTTGATCGACTGGGCGATGCTCACGGGCGTGCCGATCGATGTCGCCGAGGCGTCGGAGGTTGCGGGGTTGCTTCTGGTGACGCTCGCGGATGCGGAGCAGGTGGATGCGCTCGCAGCGACGCGTGATCGGGTGCGGCGCTGGGGCGGGGTCGTGCCGGTGGCGCAGGGGCGGGGGGTGGATGCGGAGTCGGCGGTTCGCGAGGCGAGCGCGCGGGCGGCGGAGCGGTCGCGTCTGGCGCGGGTCGGAGCGCCGGCGGGTGCGGATGTTGCGCAGGCGCTGGTCGGGTGGACGCTGGCGCGATCGATCTCGGCGGAGCGGGACGGCTCGCCGACGGTTGCGTTGCTTGTGGCGGCGGATGGGCGGGCGATCGCGGGGTATGGCACGCTGGAGTCGGGATCGGGCGTGGAGCAGCTCTGGAAGCGCGACTGCGACGCGGCTCCGCGGGTGCTCTGGCACGATGCGCGCGCGATCTATGTTCAGTGGGGCGGCCTTGAGGGGGGCACGATCGAGCGGATCGATCCGAGAACGGGCGAGGGTGTGTGGGTGTCGCCGACGCTTCGCACGCTCTTTCCGCTGGATGCGCTGGCGCAGCGTCGGTTGCTCGATCCGATCGGCAGGCCGCAGACGATCCCGACGCCGACGGCCGGACCGGTTGCGTTGACGGATCTGCTTGTTGCGCTCGATGGCGGAACGCTCGCGCTGGCGGAGCGTGGCGGCCGGATCGCTTCGATCGACGCGGCGACGGGTCGGGTTCGTTACACGACGCGCACGGCGGTTGATCGCGTGTATGAGGTTGCGCTCGGGGGTGGGATGTTGCTGGTGGGCGGGGCGTCGGAGCGTCAGGCCGCGCTGGATCAGCCAGTGGAGCTCTCGCCGGTGCTGGCGGCTCTGGATGCGAGCACGCTGCGGACGCTGAGCGTGTCGCGGGATCTGCCGGGTGATGTCGCGTGGATGCGCGTGGACGGGAACGCGAACCTCTTGGCGGGATTCGACGAGGGGATCCTGTCGATGGCTCCCGAGAGCGGGCGGCGGAACTGGGTCCGGTTCAGGGATCCAGCGGATCGCTTTGTGGATGCGTGGGTGCTGGGGCGGAGCATCTTCCTGATGGATAATGCGCGGCTGATCTGGATCGCGGACGGGGCGACGGGCCAGATCGCGGATGATCCGCTGCGGACGGATGATCGGCTGAGCACGCGTCAGCGGATTGTGGGGCGGGTTCTGGGTGATCGTGTGGCGTTTGTCTCGGCGCGGGGCGTTGTGATCTATGGGGCGGACGGGAGGCGGATCGGCTCGGACGCGATCGGGGCGATGGACTCGCTGATTCCCGCGAGGTTCTGCGCGGATGTGCTGGTGACGATCGACACGCGCGCGACGGAGTCCGCCGAGGGGAGGCGGACGTACACGCTGAGCGTGATGGACAACACGAGCGCGCGGCTGATCGCCTCTCGCGAGATTGCGCTGCTCGTCCCTCCGGACGGGCTGGGCGTGTTGGACGGGCGGATCCTTGTGAGCGCGGGGGGCGTGACGATGGTGATCGGCGCGCCCGCGCCGTGA
- the rpiB gene encoding ribose 5-phosphate isomerase B, producing the protein MKIAIGADHRGSTAAKMLADKLRTEGHEVSIAGALDNAPCDYPERAYEVGHTISSGKADAGILICGTGIGMSIAANKVAGIRAAVVHDELTAELSRTHNNANVICLSADLLGQRIMEKIVDSFIGSSFQGGRHERRLRKIAMIERGEDPSTLKE; encoded by the coding sequence ATGAAGATCGCCATCGGTGCCGACCACCGCGGGTCCACCGCCGCAAAGATGCTCGCCGACAAACTCCGCACCGAAGGGCACGAGGTCTCCATCGCCGGCGCGCTCGACAACGCACCGTGCGACTACCCCGAAAGGGCGTACGAAGTCGGACACACCATCTCCTCCGGCAAGGCCGACGCGGGCATCCTGATCTGCGGCACCGGCATCGGCATGTCCATCGCCGCCAACAAGGTCGCCGGCATCCGCGCCGCCGTCGTCCACGACGAACTCACCGCCGAGCTCTCGCGCACCCACAACAACGCCAACGTCATCTGCCTCTCCGCCGACCTGCTCGGCCAGCGCATCATGGAAAAAATCGTCGACTCGTTCATCGGCTCGTCATTCCAGGGAGGCCGCCACGAGCGACGCCTCCGCAAGATCGCAATGATCGAACGCGGAGAAGACCCCTCAACGCTCAAAGAGTGA
- a CDS encoding Sua5/YciO/YrdC/YwlC family protein → MSHGTPTSAGHPRSEPRADPARGTPLAHASETIRAGGLVFFPTETLHGAGVRADRPDPVQRLAHLIDPAPEPRPLGATLHLPDVGSLLRIGEAMAGDGDGFMPGHRRLIDSLLPGPFRLLIEMTPQQLSRVRATLGLIAGAAEVGSALAVRVPRHPEAAEFLAAARVPIVAVSARALGTRTNDALARTWGEPGLARIGSTESEDARRLPSTTVTLTIAGGVIVSEDGAAGARDVARAMERHVLFVCTGNTCRSPMAEAIAKRIADTADPSPIRVIVGSAGTSAGPGPATREAAEAARMMGLDLSAHRSRPLTRQLIDDADEIYAMTASHARAVVAIAPHAAHKVRVLDPDGRDVPDPIGSPLDEYRRVASEIERMILRRFAEPRAPRSDDA, encoded by the coding sequence GTGAGCCACGGCACACCAACCAGCGCGGGCCACCCCCGAAGCGAGCCACGCGCCGACCCGGCCCGCGGCACACCACTCGCCCACGCCTCCGAAACCATCCGCGCAGGCGGCCTTGTCTTCTTCCCCACCGAAACCCTCCACGGTGCAGGCGTCCGGGCCGATCGCCCCGATCCCGTCCAGCGTCTGGCCCACCTGATCGACCCCGCACCCGAACCACGCCCCTTGGGCGCAACCCTCCACCTCCCGGATGTCGGCTCGCTCCTGCGGATCGGCGAGGCGATGGCCGGCGATGGAGACGGGTTCATGCCCGGCCACCGCCGCCTCATCGATTCGCTCCTCCCCGGCCCCTTCCGTCTCCTCATCGAGATGACGCCCCAGCAACTCTCACGCGTCCGCGCCACGCTCGGCCTCATCGCGGGCGCCGCAGAGGTCGGCTCCGCCCTCGCCGTCCGCGTCCCCCGCCACCCCGAAGCCGCCGAGTTCCTCGCCGCCGCCCGCGTCCCGATCGTCGCCGTCTCCGCGCGGGCGCTCGGCACACGCACCAACGATGCGCTCGCACGCACATGGGGCGAGCCGGGGCTCGCTCGGATCGGCTCCACCGAATCCGAAGACGCCCGGCGTCTCCCCTCAACAACCGTGACACTGACCATCGCAGGAGGCGTAATCGTGAGCGAAGACGGTGCCGCCGGAGCCCGGGATGTCGCACGCGCCATGGAGCGACACGTGCTCTTTGTCTGCACCGGAAACACCTGCCGAAGCCCCATGGCCGAGGCCATCGCCAAGCGCATCGCCGACACCGCCGATCCGAGCCCCATCCGCGTCATCGTCGGCTCCGCCGGCACCTCCGCCGGACCCGGACCCGCCACGCGAGAAGCCGCCGAAGCCGCACGCATGATGGGGCTGGACCTCTCCGCCCACCGCTCCCGACCCCTCACGCGCCAACTCATCGACGATGCCGACGAGATCTACGCCATGACCGCCTCCCACGCCCGCGCTGTCGTCGCCATCGCCCCCCACGCGGCACACAAGGTCCGCGTGCTCGACCCCGACGGACGCGACGTCCCCGACCCCATCGGCTCACCCCTCGACGAATATCGCCGTGTCGCGTCCGAGATCGAGCGAATGATCCTGCGACGGTTCGCGGAGCCCCGCGCGCCACGGAGTGATGACGCATGA
- a CDS encoding 3'(2'),5'-bisphosphate nucleotidase, with translation MSSAQYLAAARHAVTQASLVCRVVQKNLEAVKAVTKDDKSPVTVADFASQAIVAHVLTEQLGKVILVGEEESNSLREDATLLAATLAAVQEVWPECTEESLVSSIDIGRGDTDHAGYWTLDPVDGTKGFLRNQQYAVALAYIERGAPTVGALGCPNLPMDFSTSMDTPDPRGCIYLALRGDGVSEVPANDPTAHPRRITRLDHAKGEPIRVCASVESGHSNADDTDRILAHIGESSSPIRLDSQAKYAVVARGQSDAYLRLPTKKGYVERIWDHAAGALVAVEAGCFVTDIHGNPLDFSHGRGLEKNKGIVCAPPRVHGLMIGAIRDLGIGKA, from the coding sequence ATGTCCTCAGCCCAGTACCTCGCCGCCGCACGCCACGCCGTCACCCAGGCCTCGCTCGTCTGCCGCGTCGTGCAGAAGAACCTCGAAGCCGTCAAGGCCGTGACCAAGGACGACAAGAGCCCCGTCACCGTCGCCGACTTCGCCTCCCAAGCCATCGTCGCCCACGTCCTCACCGAGCAACTCGGCAAGGTCATCCTCGTCGGCGAGGAAGAATCCAACTCACTCCGCGAAGACGCCACGCTCCTCGCCGCCACGCTCGCCGCCGTGCAGGAAGTCTGGCCCGAGTGCACCGAAGAATCTCTGGTCTCTTCCATCGACATCGGGCGGGGCGACACCGACCACGCCGGCTACTGGACCCTCGACCCCGTCGACGGCACCAAGGGATTCCTCCGCAACCAGCAATACGCCGTCGCCCTCGCCTACATCGAACGGGGCGCGCCCACCGTCGGCGCCCTCGGCTGCCCCAACCTCCCGATGGACTTCAGCACCAGCATGGACACCCCCGACCCCAGGGGCTGCATCTACCTCGCCCTCCGGGGCGACGGTGTCTCCGAAGTCCCCGCCAACGACCCGACCGCCCACCCCCGCCGCATCACGCGCCTCGACCACGCCAAGGGCGAGCCCATCCGCGTCTGCGCCTCCGTCGAATCCGGCCACTCCAACGCCGACGATACCGACCGCATCCTCGCCCACATCGGCGAGTCCTCAAGCCCCATCCGACTCGACAGCCAGGCCAAGTACGCCGTCGTCGCGCGGGGCCAGTCCGATGCCTACCTCCGCCTCCCCACCAAGAAGGGCTACGTCGAGCGCATCTGGGACCACGCCGCGGGCGCACTCGTCGCCGTCGAGGCCGGCTGCTTCGTCACCGACATCCACGGCAACCCGCTCGACTTCTCGCACGGCCGAGGCCTGGAAAAGAACAAGGGCATCGTCTGCGCCCCGCCCCGCGTCCACGGCCTCATGATCGGCGCGATCCGCGACCTGGGCATCGGCAAGGCCTGA
- the plsY gene encoding glycerol-3-phosphate 1-O-acyltransferase PlsY encodes MLWLLYPLAGFVCGSIPFGLWIARARGVDIRAHGSGNIGATNVWRVLGRGPGMLCFTLDVLKGLVPSLGAGALLGTFGLGGFQDFGPGDAPESHVWLHLGTGVAAILGHMFTPLAGFKGGKGVATAFGALLGVWPLMTCAVLLALVAWIVVFRVGRMVGIASVIAAVVVPLGVVGLGVIDESLRWRVPHLVVAMGLAAMVVWKHRGNIRRTLAGTEPRFEKKAKPGG; translated from the coding sequence ATGCTCTGGCTTCTTTATCCTCTGGCCGGGTTCGTGTGCGGCTCGATCCCGTTCGGGCTGTGGATCGCAAGGGCTCGGGGCGTTGATATCCGCGCCCACGGGAGCGGGAACATCGGCGCGACGAACGTGTGGCGGGTTCTCGGGCGCGGGCCGGGGATGCTCTGCTTCACGCTGGATGTGCTGAAGGGGCTTGTGCCGTCGCTGGGCGCGGGGGCGCTTCTGGGGACGTTCGGCCTGGGCGGGTTTCAGGACTTTGGGCCGGGGGATGCGCCTGAGTCGCACGTCTGGCTGCACCTGGGGACGGGTGTGGCGGCGATCCTGGGGCACATGTTTACGCCGCTCGCGGGGTTCAAGGGTGGGAAGGGCGTTGCGACGGCGTTTGGCGCGTTGCTGGGTGTGTGGCCTTTGATGACGTGCGCGGTGCTGCTCGCGCTCGTGGCGTGGATCGTGGTGTTCAGGGTCGGGCGAATGGTGGGGATCGCGTCGGTGATCGCTGCGGTCGTGGTGCCGCTCGGCGTGGTGGGGCTTGGGGTGATCGATGAGTCTCTGAGGTGGAGGGTGCCCCACCTGGTGGTGGCGATGGGGCTTGCGGCGATGGTGGTGTGGAAGCACCGCGGGAACATCAGGCGGACGCTGGCGGGGACCGAGCCGCGCTTTGAGAAGAAGGCGAAGCCGGGTGGGTGA
- a CDS encoding alkene reductase encodes MPNPSDIKLLTPIRAGALDTPNRVWMAPLTRSRAHMPGNIPHELNATYYTQRAAGLGGLRGAGLIISEATPISPRAHGYYATPGIHTDEQVRGWRLVTNAVHAANGLIVCQLWHVGRVSHSALQPNNEPPLGPTDVPSRSKTYIDADMNRVEASAPRALRTEEIPEIVEEFRAAAQRAKDAGFDGVEIHGANTYLLDQFTRSGMNLRTDIYGGSLANRLRFPIAVAEAVCAVWGADRVGYRISPLSDHHDARDDNPRETFTELAHQLGSLGLAYLHAVETWNRQALDPRIPEVIPPIADAFRAASPRAIYVANGDYSADLAERSISRGWCDAVCFGRPFISNPDLTHRIGLAAHSRTTRKQHAEDAPLSPQLTPWDQSTFYGTPRGTDGSKGYTDYPAAS; translated from the coding sequence ATGCCCAACCCCTCGGACATCAAGCTCCTCACACCCATCCGCGCCGGCGCGCTCGACACACCCAACCGCGTCTGGATGGCACCGCTCACACGATCCCGCGCCCACATGCCCGGCAACATCCCGCACGAACTCAACGCCACTTACTACACCCAGCGTGCCGCGGGTCTGGGCGGCCTCCGCGGCGCAGGCCTCATCATCAGCGAAGCAACGCCCATCTCCCCACGCGCCCACGGCTACTACGCAACTCCCGGCATCCACACCGACGAACAAGTCCGCGGCTGGCGCCTCGTCACAAACGCCGTCCACGCAGCCAACGGCCTCATCGTCTGCCAGCTCTGGCACGTCGGACGCGTCAGTCACAGCGCGCTCCAACCCAACAATGAGCCCCCCCTCGGCCCCACCGATGTCCCCAGCCGCTCCAAGACCTACATCGACGCCGATATGAACCGCGTCGAGGCCAGCGCCCCCCGCGCCCTCCGCACCGAAGAGATCCCCGAGATCGTCGAAGAGTTCCGCGCCGCCGCGCAACGCGCCAAAGACGCGGGCTTCGACGGCGTCGAGATCCACGGCGCCAACACCTACCTCCTCGACCAGTTCACCCGCAGCGGCATGAACCTCCGCACCGATATCTACGGCGGCTCGCTCGCCAACCGGCTCCGTTTCCCCATCGCCGTCGCCGAAGCCGTCTGCGCCGTCTGGGGCGCCGATCGCGTCGGCTATCGCATCAGCCCCCTCAGCGACCATCACGACGCCCGCGACGACAACCCCCGCGAGACCTTCACCGAACTCGCACACCAACTCGGCTCGCTCGGCCTCGCTTACCTCCACGCCGTCGAAACCTGGAACCGCCAGGCACTCGACCCCAGAATCCCCGAAGTCATCCCACCGATCGCCGACGCCTTCCGCGCCGCCTCGCCACGAGCCATCTACGTCGCCAACGGCGACTACTCCGCAGACCTCGCCGAACGCTCCATCTCACGCGGCTGGTGCGACGCCGTGTGCTTCGGCCGACCCTTCATCTCAAACCCCGATCTCACACACCGCATCGGACTAGCCGCACACTCGCGAACCACCCGCAAACAGCACGCAGAGGACGCGCCACTCTCCCCCCAACTCACGCCCTGGGACCAATCCACCTTCTACGGCACGCCCCGCGGCACCGACGGCTCCAAGGGCTACACCGACTACCCCGCCGCTTCGTAA
- a CDS encoding lamin tail domain-containing protein: MKSTIAIIIAAGAAAIASADIRITEWMYDGTGGEFVELTNVGAAPIDLTGWSYDDDSRLPGVFDLSGFGTVAPGESVIFTEVSADAFRTNWGLSASVKVLGGYTNNLGRNDEINIYDASNTLVDRLTYGDSVFAPGTIRTQGTSGNAFLADLGTNNVAAWFFSAPGDLFNSYFSNAGTFGNPGFYYIPAPGALALAGLATLAAGRRRR; the protein is encoded by the coding sequence ATGAAGAGCACCATCGCCATCATCATCGCCGCCGGAGCCGCGGCGATCGCCTCAGCCGACATCCGCATCACCGAGTGGATGTACGACGGCACCGGCGGCGAGTTCGTTGAACTCACCAACGTCGGCGCCGCCCCGATCGATCTCACCGGCTGGTCCTACGACGACGACAGCCGCCTCCCCGGCGTCTTCGACCTCTCCGGCTTCGGCACCGTCGCCCCCGGCGAGAGCGTGATCTTCACCGAAGTCTCCGCCGATGCATTCCGCACCAACTGGGGCCTCTCCGCCTCCGTCAAGGTCCTCGGCGGCTATACCAACAACCTCGGCCGCAACGACGAGATCAACATCTACGACGCCTCCAACACCCTCGTCGACCGCCTCACCTACGGCGACTCCGTCTTCGCCCCCGGCACCATCCGCACCCAGGGCACCAGCGGCAACGCCTTCCTCGCCGACCTCGGCACCAACAACGTCGCCGCCTGGTTCTTCTCAGCACCCGGCGACCTCTTCAACTCCTACTTCTCCAACGCCGGCACCTTCGGCAACCCCGGCTTCTACTACATCCCCGCCCCGGGCGCACTCGCCCTCGCCGGCCTGGCCACCCTCGCCGCGGGCCGCCGCCGCCGCTGA